In a single window of the Bactrocera dorsalis isolate Fly_Bdor chromosome 2, ASM2337382v1, whole genome shotgun sequence genome:
- the LOC105226756 gene encoding myosin heavy chain 95F isoform X5 encodes MMRKMDTQLVWARDPVEGYIQCRISEIGAKEFEVEPVDRKYPKRSCHVDDIFSSCDGPQDHDDNCELMLLNEATFLDNLKTRYYKDKIYTYVANILIAVNPYREISDLYSSATIKKYTGRSLGELPPHVFAIADKAIRDMRVLKSSQSIIVSGESGAGKTESTKYLLKYLCHSSDSAGPIEQKILDANPVLEAFGNAKTTRNNNSSRFGKFIEVHYDGKCQVVGGYISHYLLEKSRICTQSSEERNYHVFYMLLAGAPQQLRDKLNLGKPDDYRYLSGCTQYFANAKTEQLIPAAQKSTNHVKKGPLKDPIIDDYNHFQNLDRALGRLGLSEVNKLEIYSLVAAVLHLGNIAFEEIPDDARGGCQVSETSEKSLTITSKLLGVDPSELRQALVSRVMQSKGGGFKGTVIMVPLKIYEASNARDALAKAIYSRLFDRIVALINQSIPFQASNFYIGVLDIAGFEYFTVNSFEQFCINYCNEKLQKFFNDNILKNEQELYKSEGLNVPEITFTDNQDIIDLIEAKANGIYTLLDEESKLPKPSAQHFTAEVHKAWSNHFRLGLPRSSRLKAHRTLRDEDGFLVRHFAGAVCYNTEQFIEKNNDALHASLEGLVQECENPLLKTLFPSGSNTALRGKLNFISVGSKFKTQLAELMEKLEKNGTNFIRCIKPNSKMIDRDFEGGLALAQLKCSGTISVLELMEHGYPSRVQFADLYNMYKSVLPPELAKLPPRTFCEAMLQSLNLSSKDFKFGVKKVFFRPGKFVEFDRIMKSDPENLLAIVAKVKKWLIRSRWVKSTLGAVCVIKLRNRIKYRNNCVLLIQRTVRGYLARKQHRPRYQGIAKINKVRFNAQKTIEIAGGLKKGRDEFISEVNGINRQVDEAIKTIKTNEKISSREIDGLFTIVMANMNKLTVDLNTKLKEQKQAEEQERLRKIQEALEAERRAKEEEERKKLEDEENKRLKAEMESRRKAEELQRLRQEEEDRRAALALQAQLEKEAQDDAKYRQQLEQERRDHELALRLANETNGMVEDSPPVIRNGQSDVSPMAPNKLISFTRGVTTFASRYFNKSENVRAQQQALGKQKYDLSKWKYSELRDAINTSCDIELLEACRQEFHRRLKVYHAWKAKNRKRTTMEENERAPKSVMEAAYKAPPLAHPKQEITTAQHRYFRIPFMRANAPENTKRGLWYAHFDGQWIARQMELHADKPPILLVAGVDDMQMCELSLEETGLTRKRGAEILDHEFNREWERNGGKPYKNLGANNN; translated from the exons ATGA TGCGCAAAATGGACACACAATTGGTGTGGGCACGCGATCCAGTCGAGGGCTATATACAGTGTCGCATCTCGGAGATCGGTGCCAAGGAGTTCGAGGTGGAACCAGTCGATCGGAAATATCCAAAGCGCTCCTGTCATGTCGACGATATATTTTCATCGTGCGATGGGCCTCAAGATCATGACGACAATT GTGAACTTATGCTGCTGAATGAGGCAACTTTTTTGGATAATTTAAAAACACGTTACTATAAAGACAAAATCTAT ACTTATGTAGCCAACATACTAATTGCTGTGAATCCCTATCGTGAAATCAGTGATCTCTACTCATCAGCTACAATCAAGAAGTATACTGGACGTTCCTTGGGCGAGCTGCCGCCACATGTATTTGCGATAG CTGATAAGGCCATACGCGATATGCGCGTACTCAAATCGTCACAATCAATTATCGTATCTGGCGAATCGGGCGCTGGCAAAACAGAATCTACCAAGTATCTACTGAAGTATTTGTGTCATTCCAGCGACAGTGCCGGACCaatcgaacaaaaaattttagatg CCAATCCAGTGCTGGAGGCTTTTGGTAATGCAAAAACGACGCGCAACAACAACTCTTCGCGTTTCGGCAAGTTCATTGAAGTGCACTATGATGGCAAGTGTCAAGTGGTTGGCGGCTATATTTCTCACTATTTGCTGGAGAAGAGTCGCATATGCACGCAGAGTTCGGAGGAGCGCAACTATCATGTATTCTACATGTTGCTTGCAGGTGCGCCGCAACAGCTGCGCGATAAGCTTAATTTAGGCAAGCCGGATGATTATCGG TATCTCTCTGGCTGCACACAGTATTTTGCCAATGCCAAAACGGAACAACTGATTCCTGCTGCTCAAAAATCCACAAATCACGTGAAGAAAGGACCGCTTAAGGATCCCATAATAGACGATTACAATCATTTCCAAAATCTCGACCGCGCATTGGGTCGCTTGGGCTTGAGCGAAGTGAATAAGCTAGAAATCTATTCATTAGTGGCCGCCGTTTTGCATTTGGGAAATATTGCCTTTGAAGAGATTCCCGACGATGCACGAGGTGGTTGTCAAGTGTCGGAAACTTCGGAGAAATCGCTAACCATTACATCGAAACTGCTGGGTGTGGACCCTTCAGAACTCAGACAAGCGCTGGTATCGCGAGTGATGCAGAGCAAGGGTGGCGGCTTTAAGGGCACAGTTATTAT GGTACCCTTGAAAATTTACGAGGCCAGCAATGCGCGTGATGCACTTGCCAAAGCAATCTACAGTCGGCTCTTTGATCGCATTGTAGCGTTAATTAATCAAAGCATTCCCTTCCAAGCCTCCAACTTCTACATTGGTGTCTTGGATATTGCTGGTTTTGAATACTTCACTGTGAATTCGTTCGAGCAATTCTGCATCAATTATTGCAAtgagaaattacaaaaattcttcAACGACAATATTCTGAAGAATGAGCAAGAGCTGTACAAGAGTGAGGGTTTAAATGTGCCGGAAATCACATTCACCGATAATCAGGATATCATCGATTTAATCGAAGCGAAGGCAAACGGCATTTATACGCTGTTGGATGAGGAGTCGAAGCTGCCGAAGCCGTCGGCACAGCACTTCACGGCTGAGGTGCACAAGGCGTGGTCAAATCATTTCCGTTTGGGCTTGCCGCGCTCATCGCGCTTGAAGGCGCATCGCACGCTAAGGGATGAGGATGGGTTTCTGGTTCGCCACTTTGCTGGCGCTGTCTGCTACAATACG GAacaatttattgagaaaaacAACGATGCTTTACATGCTTCTCTGGAGGGTTTGGTGCAGGAGTGCGAGAACCCGCTGCTAAAAACTCTTTTTCCATCGGGCAGTAATACAGCATTACGTGGCAAACTGAATTTCATTTCCGTCGGTTCGAAATTCAAAACGCAACTCGCCGAGTTAATGGAGAAATTAGAAAAGAAT GGCACCAATTTCATACGTTGCATCAAGCCAAACAGCAAAATGATAGACCGTGACTTCGAAGGTGGCCTAGCTTTGGCACAACTCAAATGCTCTGGCACCATTTCAGTACTGGAGCTAATGGAGCACGGTTATCCGTCGCGCGTACAGTTCGCCGATCTGTATAACATGTATAAATCGGTTTTACCGCCGGAGTTAGCCAAGTTGCCACCACGCACTTTCTGCGAAGCCATGTTGCAATCACTTAACCTCAGCTCAAAGGATTTCAAGTTTGGTGTCAAGAAGGTATTTTTCCGCCCTGGAAAGTTCGTTGAATTCGATCGCATTATGAAATCGGATCCTGAAAACCTGTTGGCGATCGTAGCCAAGGTGAAGAAATGGCTGATACGTTCACGTTGGGTGAAATCAACGCTCGGTGCGGTGTGTGTGATCAAAC TGCGTAATCGTATCAAGTATCGCAACAATTGTGTTTTGCTCATACAACGCACTGTGCGAGGTTATTTGGCGCGCAAACAGCATCGTCCGCGTTACCAAGGTATTGCGAAGATCAACAAAGTACGCTTTAATGCGCAAAAGACTATTGAAATTGCTGGTGGATTGAAGAAGGGTCGCGATGAGTTTATAAGCGAAGTGAATGGTATAAATCGTCAAGTTGACGAAGCCATAAAAACAATCAAG ACAAACGAGAAAATATCTTCAAGAGAAATCGATGGTCTCTTCACCATCGTTATGGCCAATATGAATAAGCTTACTGTGGACTTGAATACCAAGTTAAAG GAACAAAAGCAAGCAGAGGAGCAGGAACGTCTGCGCAAAATACAGGAAGCGCTGGAGGCAGAACGACGCGCCAAGGAGGAGGAGGAGCGAAAGAAACTTGAAGACGAAGAAAACAAACGACT cAAAGCTGAGATGGAATCGCGCCGAAAGGCTGAGGAGCTGCAACGGCTAAGACAAGAGGAGGAAGATCGCCGGGCAGCGTTGGCGTTACAAGCACAACTGGAGAAGGAAGCACAAGACGACGCCAAGTACAGGCAGCAATTGGAGCAGGAGCGTCGTGATCATGAATTGGCTTTGCGTTTGGCCAACGAAACGAATGGCATGGTTGAGGACAGTCCACCGGTTATACGCAA TGGTCAAAGTGATGTGTCGCCCATGGCTCCCAACAAACTTATCAG TTTTACGCGAGGTGTTACAACGTTTGCATCTCGGTATTTCAATAA ATCTGAAAACGTCCGCGCTCAACAACAGGCGTTAGGTAAGCAGAAATACGATTTGTCCAAATGGAAATACTCGGAGCTACGTGATGCTATCAACACTTCCTGTGATATTGAGTTGCTCGAA GCTTGTCGTCAAGAGTTCCATCGTCGCTTGAAGGTCTATCACGCCTGGAAGGCAAAGAATCGCAAACGCACCACCATGGAGGAGAACGAACGCGCACCGAAGAGTGTCATGGAAGCAG CTTACAAGGCACCACCATTGGCCCATCCGAAACAGGAAATTACTACTGCCCAACACCGTTACTTCCGTATACCATTCATGCGCGCAAATGCGCCTGAAAACA cTAAACGTGGCCTCTGGTACGCACACTTCGATGGACAATGGATAGCGCGACAAATGGAGTTGCATGCCGACAAGCCGCCCATATTGCTGGTGGCAG GCGTGGATGACATGCAAATGTGCGAGCTTAGCCTGGAGGAGACCGGTTTGACGCGCAAACGCGGCGCTGAGATTTTAGACCATGAATTTAATCGCGAATGGGAACGCAATGGCGGCAAACCATATAAAAATCTGGGTGCtaataataactaa
- the LOC105226756 gene encoding myosin heavy chain 95F isoform X3 yields MDFYTKTERRNDKDGVRKMDTQLVWARDPVEGYIQCRISEIGAKEFEVEPVDRKYPKRSCHVDDIFSSCDGPQDHDDNCELMLLNEATFLDNLKTRYYKDKIYTYVANILIAVNPYREISDLYSSATIKKYTGRSLGELPPHVFAIADKAIRDMRVLKSSQSIIVSGESGAGKTESTKYLLKYLCHSSDSAGPIEQKILDANPVLEAFGNAKTTRNNNSSRFGKFIEVHYDGKCQVVGGYISHYLLEKSRICTQSSEERNYHVFYMLLAGAPQQLRDKLNLGKPDDYRYLSGCTQYFANAKTEQLIPAAQKSTNHVKKGPLKDPIIDDYNHFQNLDRALGRLGLSEVNKLEIYSLVAAVLHLGNIAFEEIPDDARGGCQVSETSEKSLTITSKLLGVDPSELRQALVSRVMQSKGGGFKGTVIMVPLKIYEASNARDALAKAIYSRLFDRIVALINQSIPFQASNFYIGVLDIAGFEYFTVNSFEQFCINYCNEKLQKFFNDNILKNEQELYKSEGLNVPEITFTDNQDIIDLIEAKANGIYTLLDEESKLPKPSAQHFTAEVHKAWSNHFRLGLPRSSRLKAHRTLRDEDGFLVRHFAGAVCYNTEQFIEKNNDALHASLEGLVQECENPLLKTLFPSGSNTALRGKLNFISVGSKFKTQLAELMEKLEKNGTNFIRCIKPNSKMIDRDFEGGLALAQLKCSGTISVLELMEHGYPSRVQFADLYNMYKSVLPPELAKLPPRTFCEAMLQSLNLSSKDFKFGVKKVFFRPGKFVEFDRIMKSDPENLLAIVAKVKKWLIRSRWVKSTLGAVCVIKLRNRIKYRNNCVLLIQRTVRGYLARKQHRPRYQGIAKINKVRFNAQKTIEIAGGLKKGRDEFISEVNGINRQVDEAIKTIKTNEKISSREIDGLFTIVMANMNKLTVDLNTKLKEQKQAEEQERLRKIQEALEAERRAKEEEERKKLEDEENKRLKAEMESRRKAEELQRLRQEEEDRRAALALQAQLEKEAQDDAKYRQQLEQERRDHELALRLANETNGMVEDSPPVIRNGQSDVSPMAPNKLISFTRGVTTFASRYFNKSENVRAQQQALGKQKYDLSKWKYSELRDAINTSCDIELLEACRQEFHRRLKVYHAWKAKNRKRTTMEENERAPKSVMEAAYKAPPLAHPKQEITTAQHRYFRIPFMRANAPENTKRGLWYAHFDGQWIARQMELHADKPPILLVAGVDDMQMCELSLEETGLTRKRGAEILDHEFNREWERNGGKPYKNLGANNN; encoded by the exons TGCGCAAAATGGACACACAATTGGTGTGGGCACGCGATCCAGTCGAGGGCTATATACAGTGTCGCATCTCGGAGATCGGTGCCAAGGAGTTCGAGGTGGAACCAGTCGATCGGAAATATCCAAAGCGCTCCTGTCATGTCGACGATATATTTTCATCGTGCGATGGGCCTCAAGATCATGACGACAATT GTGAACTTATGCTGCTGAATGAGGCAACTTTTTTGGATAATTTAAAAACACGTTACTATAAAGACAAAATCTAT ACTTATGTAGCCAACATACTAATTGCTGTGAATCCCTATCGTGAAATCAGTGATCTCTACTCATCAGCTACAATCAAGAAGTATACTGGACGTTCCTTGGGCGAGCTGCCGCCACATGTATTTGCGATAG CTGATAAGGCCATACGCGATATGCGCGTACTCAAATCGTCACAATCAATTATCGTATCTGGCGAATCGGGCGCTGGCAAAACAGAATCTACCAAGTATCTACTGAAGTATTTGTGTCATTCCAGCGACAGTGCCGGACCaatcgaacaaaaaattttagatg CCAATCCAGTGCTGGAGGCTTTTGGTAATGCAAAAACGACGCGCAACAACAACTCTTCGCGTTTCGGCAAGTTCATTGAAGTGCACTATGATGGCAAGTGTCAAGTGGTTGGCGGCTATATTTCTCACTATTTGCTGGAGAAGAGTCGCATATGCACGCAGAGTTCGGAGGAGCGCAACTATCATGTATTCTACATGTTGCTTGCAGGTGCGCCGCAACAGCTGCGCGATAAGCTTAATTTAGGCAAGCCGGATGATTATCGG TATCTCTCTGGCTGCACACAGTATTTTGCCAATGCCAAAACGGAACAACTGATTCCTGCTGCTCAAAAATCCACAAATCACGTGAAGAAAGGACCGCTTAAGGATCCCATAATAGACGATTACAATCATTTCCAAAATCTCGACCGCGCATTGGGTCGCTTGGGCTTGAGCGAAGTGAATAAGCTAGAAATCTATTCATTAGTGGCCGCCGTTTTGCATTTGGGAAATATTGCCTTTGAAGAGATTCCCGACGATGCACGAGGTGGTTGTCAAGTGTCGGAAACTTCGGAGAAATCGCTAACCATTACATCGAAACTGCTGGGTGTGGACCCTTCAGAACTCAGACAAGCGCTGGTATCGCGAGTGATGCAGAGCAAGGGTGGCGGCTTTAAGGGCACAGTTATTAT GGTACCCTTGAAAATTTACGAGGCCAGCAATGCGCGTGATGCACTTGCCAAAGCAATCTACAGTCGGCTCTTTGATCGCATTGTAGCGTTAATTAATCAAAGCATTCCCTTCCAAGCCTCCAACTTCTACATTGGTGTCTTGGATATTGCTGGTTTTGAATACTTCACTGTGAATTCGTTCGAGCAATTCTGCATCAATTATTGCAAtgagaaattacaaaaattcttcAACGACAATATTCTGAAGAATGAGCAAGAGCTGTACAAGAGTGAGGGTTTAAATGTGCCGGAAATCACATTCACCGATAATCAGGATATCATCGATTTAATCGAAGCGAAGGCAAACGGCATTTATACGCTGTTGGATGAGGAGTCGAAGCTGCCGAAGCCGTCGGCACAGCACTTCACGGCTGAGGTGCACAAGGCGTGGTCAAATCATTTCCGTTTGGGCTTGCCGCGCTCATCGCGCTTGAAGGCGCATCGCACGCTAAGGGATGAGGATGGGTTTCTGGTTCGCCACTTTGCTGGCGCTGTCTGCTACAATACG GAacaatttattgagaaaaacAACGATGCTTTACATGCTTCTCTGGAGGGTTTGGTGCAGGAGTGCGAGAACCCGCTGCTAAAAACTCTTTTTCCATCGGGCAGTAATACAGCATTACGTGGCAAACTGAATTTCATTTCCGTCGGTTCGAAATTCAAAACGCAACTCGCCGAGTTAATGGAGAAATTAGAAAAGAAT GGCACCAATTTCATACGTTGCATCAAGCCAAACAGCAAAATGATAGACCGTGACTTCGAAGGTGGCCTAGCTTTGGCACAACTCAAATGCTCTGGCACCATTTCAGTACTGGAGCTAATGGAGCACGGTTATCCGTCGCGCGTACAGTTCGCCGATCTGTATAACATGTATAAATCGGTTTTACCGCCGGAGTTAGCCAAGTTGCCACCACGCACTTTCTGCGAAGCCATGTTGCAATCACTTAACCTCAGCTCAAAGGATTTCAAGTTTGGTGTCAAGAAGGTATTTTTCCGCCCTGGAAAGTTCGTTGAATTCGATCGCATTATGAAATCGGATCCTGAAAACCTGTTGGCGATCGTAGCCAAGGTGAAGAAATGGCTGATACGTTCACGTTGGGTGAAATCAACGCTCGGTGCGGTGTGTGTGATCAAAC TGCGTAATCGTATCAAGTATCGCAACAATTGTGTTTTGCTCATACAACGCACTGTGCGAGGTTATTTGGCGCGCAAACAGCATCGTCCGCGTTACCAAGGTATTGCGAAGATCAACAAAGTACGCTTTAATGCGCAAAAGACTATTGAAATTGCTGGTGGATTGAAGAAGGGTCGCGATGAGTTTATAAGCGAAGTGAATGGTATAAATCGTCAAGTTGACGAAGCCATAAAAACAATCAAG ACAAACGAGAAAATATCTTCAAGAGAAATCGATGGTCTCTTCACCATCGTTATGGCCAATATGAATAAGCTTACTGTGGACTTGAATACCAAGTTAAAG GAACAAAAGCAAGCAGAGGAGCAGGAACGTCTGCGCAAAATACAGGAAGCGCTGGAGGCAGAACGACGCGCCAAGGAGGAGGAGGAGCGAAAGAAACTTGAAGACGAAGAAAACAAACGACT cAAAGCTGAGATGGAATCGCGCCGAAAGGCTGAGGAGCTGCAACGGCTAAGACAAGAGGAGGAAGATCGCCGGGCAGCGTTGGCGTTACAAGCACAACTGGAGAAGGAAGCACAAGACGACGCCAAGTACAGGCAGCAATTGGAGCAGGAGCGTCGTGATCATGAATTGGCTTTGCGTTTGGCCAACGAAACGAATGGCATGGTTGAGGACAGTCCACCGGTTATACGCAA TGGTCAAAGTGATGTGTCGCCCATGGCTCCCAACAAACTTATCAG TTTTACGCGAGGTGTTACAACGTTTGCATCTCGGTATTTCAATAA ATCTGAAAACGTCCGCGCTCAACAACAGGCGTTAGGTAAGCAGAAATACGATTTGTCCAAATGGAAATACTCGGAGCTACGTGATGCTATCAACACTTCCTGTGATATTGAGTTGCTCGAA GCTTGTCGTCAAGAGTTCCATCGTCGCTTGAAGGTCTATCACGCCTGGAAGGCAAAGAATCGCAAACGCACCACCATGGAGGAGAACGAACGCGCACCGAAGAGTGTCATGGAAGCAG CTTACAAGGCACCACCATTGGCCCATCCGAAACAGGAAATTACTACTGCCCAACACCGTTACTTCCGTATACCATTCATGCGCGCAAATGCGCCTGAAAACA cTAAACGTGGCCTCTGGTACGCACACTTCGATGGACAATGGATAGCGCGACAAATGGAGTTGCATGCCGACAAGCCGCCCATATTGCTGGTGGCAG GCGTGGATGACATGCAAATGTGCGAGCTTAGCCTGGAGGAGACCGGTTTGACGCGCAAACGCGGCGCTGAGATTTTAGACCATGAATTTAATCGCGAATGGGAACGCAATGGCGGCAAACCATATAAAAATCTGGGTGCtaataataactaa